In a single window of the Acyrthosiphon pisum isolate AL4f chromosome X, pea_aphid_22Mar2018_4r6ur, whole genome shotgun sequence genome:
- the LOC100163122 gene encoding uncharacterized protein LOC100163122 isoform X1: protein MRHRFVLSMLLLLPAVRAAVGAKNGPEIRPKNDDGVSINSLKDVDLSCDGGRCEPDGQDVVPSSSWTTTKKPNIFQLTNKSCPGFELPPIFPRQKCDTDRDCWPRICCGYGGLNGQKYCRIPLPSWRNDLMKTITKSLRSSRPPYLQCSPPPPKRYDLFPRKCRTTVDCLPDLCCPETGRNVCRPPKEIIRPIRVRVSIG, encoded by the exons ATGCGCCACCGGTTCGTCTTATCCATGCTGCTCTTGCTGCCGGCCGTCCGGGCCGCGGTCGGTGCGAAAAACGGACCTGAAATTCGACCAAAAAACG ATGACGGCGTATCAATCAATAGCCTAAAAGATGTGGACCTCAGTTGCGACGGAGGTAGATGTGAACCAGACGGACAAGACGTCGTCCCGTCGTCGAGTTGGACAACCACCAAGAAAC caaatatttttcaactgaccAATAAATCGTGTCCCGGATTCGAACTGCCCCCAATTTTTCCTCGACAAAAATGTGACACTGATAGAGACTGCTGGCCAAGGATATGTTGTGGATATGGTGGACTCAACGGTCAGAAATATTGTCGGATTCCTTTGCCAAGTTGGCGAAATGATTTAATGAAAACCATTACAAAAA GCCTCCGGTCCAGCAGGCCACCGTACCTGCAGTGCAGCCCGCCGCCGCCCAAGCGTTACGACCTGTTCCCCCGGAAGTGCCGGACCACCGTGGACTGCCTTCCGGACCTTTGCTGCCCGGAAACCGGAAGGAACGTCTGCCGGCCACCCAAGGAAATAATACGGCCAATCAGGGTCCGGGTGTCCATCGGGTAG
- the LOC100163122 gene encoding uncharacterized protein LOC100163122 isoform X2, whose amino-acid sequence MRHRFVLSMLLLLPAVRAAVGAKNGPEIRPKNDDGVSINSLKDVDLSCDGGRCEPDGQDVVPSSSWTTTKKPNIFQLTNKSCPGFELPPIFPRQKCDTDRDCWPRICCGYGGLNGQKYCRIPLPSWRNDLMKTITKILVPTRLILPGVQPQ is encoded by the exons ATGCGCCACCGGTTCGTCTTATCCATGCTGCTCTTGCTGCCGGCCGTCCGGGCCGCGGTCGGTGCGAAAAACGGACCTGAAATTCGACCAAAAAACG ATGACGGCGTATCAATCAATAGCCTAAAAGATGTGGACCTCAGTTGCGACGGAGGTAGATGTGAACCAGACGGACAAGACGTCGTCCCGTCGTCGAGTTGGACAACCACCAAGAAAC caaatatttttcaactgaccAATAAATCGTGTCCCGGATTCGAACTGCCCCCAATTTTTCCTCGACAAAAATGTGACACTGATAGAGACTGCTGGCCAAGGATATGTTGTGGATATGGTGGACTCAACGGTCAGAAATATTGTCGGATTCCTTTGCCAAGTTGGCGAAATGATTTAATGAAAACCATTACAAAAA TTTTAGTACCTACTCGACTAATACTGCCAGGAGTTCAACCGCAGTAA